A DNA window from Dunckerocampus dactyliophorus isolate RoL2022-P2 chromosome 17, RoL_Ddac_1.1, whole genome shotgun sequence contains the following coding sequences:
- the LOC129170454 gene encoding probable G-protein coupled receptor 21, whose amino-acid sequence MMNSSLDPLDQTPADLSNFSTPFCLLEISYSTVFTTCLLEVSIILLLSVLIISGNLVVIFVFHCAPLLSQHTTSAFIQTMAYADLLVGVSCLFPTLSLLHHLQGLDPKLTCQVFGYMVSVLKSVSMVSLACVSVDRYIAITCPLTYAALVTPCRVRCCIVLIWLYSALVFLPSFLGWGKPGYHGDVVEWCAVEWRTRPAFTTFIVVLLYAPATLTVCFTYANIFKICRQHTREISERHARYRPQQQQQDPATTSGSLVKDKGEADQRNLQYQQPSSTYPDKRYAMVLFRITSVFYILWLPYILYFLLESGGIYHHPAASFLTTWLAISNSFCNCLIYSLSNSAFRKGLKRLCSYCLQRSAGGFGVRKPKKAFIGSVEQGCGGQGYGSGHGDIRVGTTCHV is encoded by the coding sequence ATGATGAATTCCTCCCTGGATCCACTGGACCAGACCCCTGCTGACCTGTCAAACTTCTCCACCCCCTTTTGCTTACTTGAGATCAGCTATTCCACAGTCTTCACCACCTGTCTGCTGGAGGTCTCCATTATACTTCTCCTCAGCGTTCTGATCATTTCAGGCAACCTGGTGGTGATTTTCGTCTTCCACTGCGCCCCGTTGCTCAGCCAGCACACCACCAGCGCTTTCATCCAGACGATGGCGTACGCCGACCTGCTCGTGGGCGTCAGTTGCCTCTTCCCCACCCTGTCCCTACTCCATCATCTTCAGGGACTGGACCCCAAGCTCACCTGCCAGGTGTTTGGCTACATGGTGTCGGTCTTGAAGTCCGTCTCGATGGTATCGTTGGCATGCGTGAGTGTGGACCGCTACATCGCCATCACGTGCCCCCTGACCTACGCCGCCCTGGTCACACCGTGCCGGGTGCGCTGCTGCATCGTGCTGATATGGCTGTACTCGGCGCTGGTGTTTCTGCCGTCCTTCCTCGGGTGGGGCAAGCCGGGTTACCACGGCGATGTGGTGGAGTGGTGCGCCGTGGAGTGGCGGACCCGCCCGGCCTTCACCACCTTCATTGTGGTGCTGCTCTACGCTCCAGCCACCCTCACCGTCTGCTTCACCTACGCCAACATATTCAAGATTTGCCGACAGCACACGCGGGAGATCAGCGAACGCCACGCTCGCTACCggccccagcagcagcagcaagacCCCGCCACGACCTCTGGATCTCTGGTCAAAGACAAGGGGGAGGCGGACCAGAGGAACTTGCAGTACCAGCAGCCCTCCTCCACATACCCAGATAAACGATACGCCATGGTACTCTTCCGGATTACCAGTGTTTTCTACATCCTCTGGCTGCCGTACATCCTCTACTTCCTGCTGGAGAGTGGCGGGATCTACCACCACCCGGCGGCGTCCTTCCTTACCACCTGGCTGGCCATCAGCAACAGCTTCTGCAACTGTCTCATCTACAGCCTCTCCAACTCTGCCTTTAGGAAGGGCCTCAAGCGCCTCTGCTCCTACTGCTTACAGCGCAGCGCCGGCGGCTTCGGGGTCAGGAAGCCCAAGAAGGCCTTCATCGGTTCGGTGGAGCAAGGGTGCGGCGGGCAAGGGTATGGGTCGGGCCACGGCGACATCCGAGTCGGCACGACGTGCCACGTGTAG